CCTTAGACAGTAATTTGAGTGCAGCGTTTTTCGCAACTCAGGCATTTGCACGGCTCGCTGTTGCAGCTAAGCGGCAAGGCGCCGTTATTAATGTTTCGTCCATTCACGGCAGTGTTGGCGATGGCGGCGTGGTGCCACACTGTGCATCCAAATTTGGTTTGATTGGGCTGACTGAAGCAAGCGCGGAAGCACTTCGCGGCAGCGGTGTTCGCGTGAACTGTTTATCACCCGGAGCAATTGAACCCGACTCGGCCGACCGTACGAGCGAATCTCTAAAGTCGCAGGTAACTCAGGGCGAGCTTGCAAAGATGTGTGTCTTCTTGGGATCCGATGAGTCGGGTAATCTCACTGGTACCAATCTGAATGCATTTGGTGTGACCCGTCCCGTCATTGCGCCGAACAAATAGTCAATTGCCTCTCGGTATTCATTTCTGACATTTACAAAAGCAAGAGGGCCGGAGCCACCCAGGTTCTCTTCATTTTCCACATACATCTGGCGTAGTGCTCTATTATAATGGTGCGACTCTTCGGAATTAGGCTAAAATTACGGTCCGAAGTGGTTCTCGGTGATGCCGAAGTGTGTTGTTATGGAGGCGCCGAAAGATAGCGGGCGCCAACTTGGCATCCTCGCTGAGTTCGCGGGAAGGGTTCACTGTGAGTTTTAGGCACCTAAGATGGCTCCTTTTAGGTTCATTCTTTTTTGGCTTGATGGCAGGCTCCGGGTGTTCAGGTGATGACGAGTCCGATGATACCTCATCAACGACGACCCGTGATGTGGATCCTGAACCAGGCAGGGTGACGCTGCACCGGCTGAACCGCGCAGAATACAATAATACTGTTCGTGATTTGCTCGGGACAAGTCTCCGTCCTGCTGACGATTTCCCTTTGGACGATTTTGGTTACGGCTTTGACAACATAGCCGAGGTTCTCACGGTATCTCCGCTTTTGGTTGAGCTCTATTCGTACACAGCCGAGAAATTGGTTGAAGAAGCGCTTTTTGAAAGCATTACGGAGCCGCAAATCTGGCACGTTGAGGCGGAAGTTGCCGAGGCGACGACCGGGGGCGCAGCCCCAAACGGATGGAACCTTTGGAGCAGTGGAGAACTCTACAATATTGTGAGTGTTCCGGTTGAAGGCCGTTACAGAATTTCCGCCCGGGTCTATGGGCAGCAGGCAGGTCCCGATTTAGCGCAAGCAAGTTTAATGCTGGACGGCACAGTCCTGGAGAGCTTTGCTGTGGCCGCGGCGTCGGCCGACACGATGGAGGTCATTGAAGTTGAGGCTGACATGGCTGAGGGGCTGCGGCAGATTTCAGTAAGCTTCGATAACGATTACTACGAGCCCGAGGAGGGACTCGACCGAAATCTTATCGTCGACTGGTTAAGGCTTGAAGGTCCGCTGAACTTAGAGCCTGAAGAAAACCTTGAGCGCGATAAGATACTCGCATGTGATGGTCAGGATTCTGAGTCGGAGGCTTGTGCAAGAACGGTTCTTGAAAGGTTTGCCGAACAGGCATTTAGGAGACCAATCACCAACGACGAACTAGCGGGCTTTCTCAGCTTTCTTGAGCTTGCGCAGTCGCTCGGTGATTCTTGGGAAACCGGTGTGCGACTCGGGCTCCAAAAGATTCTTACTTCGCCTCATTTTATGTACCGGGTCGAGTACGAGCCGAACCCCGAGAGCACAGCGTCAGCACCATTGAGTTCTTGGGAGCTTGCATCGCGGCTGTCTTATTTTCTTTGGAGCAGTATGCCGGATAC
This genomic interval from Deltaproteobacteria bacterium contains the following:
- a CDS encoding SDR family oxidoreductase, giving the protein LDSNLSAAFFATQAFARLAVAAKRQGAVINVSSIHGSVGDGGVVPHCASKFGLIGLTEASAEALRGSGVRVNCLSPGAIEPDSADRTSESLKSQVTQGELAKMCVFLGSDESGNLTGTNLNAFGVTRPVIAPNK
- a CDS encoding DUF1592 domain-containing protein; the encoded protein is MSFRHLRWLLLGSFFFGLMAGSGCSGDDESDDTSSTTTRDVDPEPGRVTLHRLNRAEYNNTVRDLLGTSLRPADDFPLDDFGYGFDNIAEVLTVSPLLVELYSYTAEKLVEEALFESITEPQIWHVEAEVAEATTGGAAPNGWNLWSSGELYNIVSVPVEGRYRISARVYGQQAGPDLAQASLMLDGTVLESFAVAAASADTMEVIEVEADMAEGLRQISVSFDNDYYEPEEGLDRNLIVDWLRLEGPLNLEPEENLERDKILACDGQDSESEACARTVLERFAEQAFRRPITNDELAGFLSFLELAQSLGDSWETGVRLGLQKILTSPHFMYRVEYEPNPESTASAPLSSWELASRLSYFLWSSMPDTELFELARNGSLSSPEVLAGQVTRMLQDPKAESLVSNFAGQWLHIRAIDDASPDVWYFPDFDEELRESMRGEMEHLVRSLFFEDRSLLDLLQAENGWVDSRLAEHYGVSDFEGEGFQEVWLSPYQRGGLLTQAGWLMARSYPTRTSPVKRGKWILEHLLCSPPSPPPPGVEGLEEAEDTEGSIREQLERHRAEPVCATCHDVMDPLGFGLEYFDGIGTYREFDGDYPVNAADVLPDGSAFDGATELQALLAQDKRVPSCMVEKFFIYATGRGVKNTDHLYLEAVETAFSESGYRLDALVQALVKTDAFTMRGGELP